One stretch of Prunus persica cultivar Lovell chromosome G1, Prunus_persica_NCBIv2, whole genome shotgun sequence DNA includes these proteins:
- the LOC18789394 gene encoding uncharacterized protein LOC18789394 codes for MSAICGCRSLSLFVLLASISLQFIPGFSDDSSSSKNEKKAVTHSTSSHTGSTLAIIFLGLVVVALFSFFLFKLWQKKKREEQYARLLKLFEEDDELELELGLRD; via the exons ATGAGTGCAATTTGTGGCTGCAGATCGTTGAGTTTGTTTGTATTATTGGCTTCAATTTCTCTACAATTCATCCCAG GATTTTCTGATGATTCATCGAGTtccaaaaatgagaaaaaagcTGTGACGCATTCTACTTCCAGTCACACTGGATCTACGTTGGCCATCATATTCCTTGGACTTGTAGTAGTTGCATTGttctcctttttccttttcaagctATGGCAAAAGAAGAAACGAGAAGAACAGTATGCCCGtcttttgaagttgtttgaaGAGGATGATGAACTTGAGCTTGAACTTGGTCTTCGGGATTGA
- the LOC18792916 gene encoding elongation factor 1-gamma isoform X2, whose translation MALVLHAGKTNKNAFKTLIVAEYTGVKVELAPDFEMGVTNKTPEYLKLNPIGKVPLLVTPDGPIFESNAIARYVARLKADNPLIGSSLIDYAHIEQWIDFGSLEIDANIISWFRPRFGSAVYLPPAEEAAISALKRALGALNTHLASNTYLVGHFVTLADIIVTCNLLIGFTKLMTKSFTSEFPHVERYFWTLVNQPNFKKVLGDVKQTESVPPVPSAKKPSQPKETKSKAKEEPKKEAKKEPAKPKAEAAEEVEEAPKPKPKNPLDLLPPSGMVLDDWKRLYSNTKTNFREVAIKGFWDMYDPEGYSLWFCEYKYNDENTVSFVTLNKVGGFLQRMDLARKYAFGKMLVIGSEPPFKVKGLWLFRGQEIPPFVMEECYDMELYNWTKVDLSDENQKERVNQMIEDQEPFEGEVLLDAKCFK comes from the exons ATGGCTCTG GTCTTGCATGCAGGgaagacaaacaaaaatgcTTTCAAGACCCTCATAGTTGCGGAGTACACTGGTGTAAAAGTTGAACTTGCACCTGATTTTGAGATGGGTGTCACCAACAAGACTCCTGAATATTTGAAGTTAAACCCTATTGGGAAG GTTCCCCTGCTGGTAACACCTGATGGTCCCATCTTTGAGAGTAACGCCATTGCACGTTATG TTGCTCGCTTGAAGGCTGACAATCCTCTTATTGGTTCTTCTCTGATTGATTAT GCCCATATCGAGCAATGGATTGATTTTGGATCATTGGAGATTGATGCTAACATAATTAGCTGGTTTAGACCAAGATTCGGATCTGCTGTGTACCTTCCTCCA GCTGAGGAAGCTGCGATTTCTGCTTTAAAGAGAGCGCTAGGTGCCTTGAATACCCATCTTGCTTCGAACACATACCTAGTTGGTCATTTTGTAACCCTTGCTGACATTATTGTCACATGCAATTTGTTGATTGGGTTCACCAAGCTCATGACAAAGAGCTTCACTTCGGAATTCCCCCATGTTGAGAGATACTTCTGGACCCTGGTCAATCAACCAAACTTCAAAAAGGTATTGGGTGATGTCAAGCAGACTGAATCTGTTCCACCTGTTCCATCCGCAAAGAAGCCTTCCCAGCCCAAAGAAACTAAATCCAAGGCCAAGGAGGAGCCCAAGAAAGAAGCCAAAAAGGAGCCAGCAAAACCCAAAGCAGAAGCTGCTGAGGAAGTGGAAGAGGCACCAAAGCCAAAACCCAAGAATCCTCTTGATCTGCTGCCCCCAAGCGGTATGGTATTGGATGACTGGAAGAGACTTTACTCTAACACAAAGACCAACTTCCGTGAGGTTGCTATTAAAG GATTCTGGGACATGTACGATCCTGAGGGATATTCACTTTGGTTCTGTGAGTACAAGTACAATGATGAAAATACTGTATCCTTTGTGACACTGAACAAGGTCGGTGGATTTCTTCAGCGCATGGATCTGGCCCGCAAGTATGCTTTTGGGAAGATGCTAGTGATAGGCTCAGAGCCACCATTTAAGGTGAAAGGGTTGTGGCTCTTCCGTGGGCAAGAAATTCCTCCATTTGTGATGGAGGAGTGCTATGACATGGAGCTCTACAATTGGACAAAGGTTGACCTTTCAGATGAAAACCAGAAGGAGCGTGTCAACCAGATGATTGAAGACCAGGAGCCTTTTGAGGGCGAGGTTCTGTTGGATGCCAAGTGCTTTAAGTGA
- the LOC18792916 gene encoding elongation factor 1-gamma isoform X1: protein MVIFSRNKNPSQHSLYCLLLSHSFASLVLSRKNAPPHRSQVRAKRFSAKAMALVLHAGKTNKNAFKTLIVAEYTGVKVELAPDFEMGVTNKTPEYLKLNPIGKVPLLVTPDGPIFESNAIARYVARLKADNPLIGSSLIDYAHIEQWIDFGSLEIDANIISWFRPRFGSAVYLPPAEEAAISALKRALGALNTHLASNTYLVGHFVTLADIIVTCNLLIGFTKLMTKSFTSEFPHVERYFWTLVNQPNFKKVLGDVKQTESVPPVPSAKKPSQPKETKSKAKEEPKKEAKKEPAKPKAEAAEEVEEAPKPKPKNPLDLLPPSGMVLDDWKRLYSNTKTNFREVAIKGFWDMYDPEGYSLWFCEYKYNDENTVSFVTLNKVGGFLQRMDLARKYAFGKMLVIGSEPPFKVKGLWLFRGQEIPPFVMEECYDMELYNWTKVDLSDENQKERVNQMIEDQEPFEGEVLLDAKCFK, encoded by the exons ATGGTCATTTTCAGTCGcaacaaaaaccctagccagcATTCCCTATATTGTCTCTTGCTCTCTCACTCATTTGCATCACTTGTGCTCTCACGGAAGAACGCTCCGCCTCACAG ATCTCAAGTCAGAGCGAAACGTTTTTCCGCAAAAGCCATGGCTCTG GTCTTGCATGCAGGgaagacaaacaaaaatgcTTTCAAGACCCTCATAGTTGCGGAGTACACTGGTGTAAAAGTTGAACTTGCACCTGATTTTGAGATGGGTGTCACCAACAAGACTCCTGAATATTTGAAGTTAAACCCTATTGGGAAG GTTCCCCTGCTGGTAACACCTGATGGTCCCATCTTTGAGAGTAACGCCATTGCACGTTATG TTGCTCGCTTGAAGGCTGACAATCCTCTTATTGGTTCTTCTCTGATTGATTAT GCCCATATCGAGCAATGGATTGATTTTGGATCATTGGAGATTGATGCTAACATAATTAGCTGGTTTAGACCAAGATTCGGATCTGCTGTGTACCTTCCTCCA GCTGAGGAAGCTGCGATTTCTGCTTTAAAGAGAGCGCTAGGTGCCTTGAATACCCATCTTGCTTCGAACACATACCTAGTTGGTCATTTTGTAACCCTTGCTGACATTATTGTCACATGCAATTTGTTGATTGGGTTCACCAAGCTCATGACAAAGAGCTTCACTTCGGAATTCCCCCATGTTGAGAGATACTTCTGGACCCTGGTCAATCAACCAAACTTCAAAAAGGTATTGGGTGATGTCAAGCAGACTGAATCTGTTCCACCTGTTCCATCCGCAAAGAAGCCTTCCCAGCCCAAAGAAACTAAATCCAAGGCCAAGGAGGAGCCCAAGAAAGAAGCCAAAAAGGAGCCAGCAAAACCCAAAGCAGAAGCTGCTGAGGAAGTGGAAGAGGCACCAAAGCCAAAACCCAAGAATCCTCTTGATCTGCTGCCCCCAAGCGGTATGGTATTGGATGACTGGAAGAGACTTTACTCTAACACAAAGACCAACTTCCGTGAGGTTGCTATTAAAG GATTCTGGGACATGTACGATCCTGAGGGATATTCACTTTGGTTCTGTGAGTACAAGTACAATGATGAAAATACTGTATCCTTTGTGACACTGAACAAGGTCGGTGGATTTCTTCAGCGCATGGATCTGGCCCGCAAGTATGCTTTTGGGAAGATGCTAGTGATAGGCTCAGAGCCACCATTTAAGGTGAAAGGGTTGTGGCTCTTCCGTGGGCAAGAAATTCCTCCATTTGTGATGGAGGAGTGCTATGACATGGAGCTCTACAATTGGACAAAGGTTGACCTTTCAGATGAAAACCAGAAGGAGCGTGTCAACCAGATGATTGAAGACCAGGAGCCTTTTGAGGGCGAGGTTCTGTTGGATGCCAAGTGCTTTAAGTGA
- the LOC18792173 gene encoding probable xyloglucan galactosyltransferase GT14 has product MKKRLQVLMEKSSIAVKCHSQLWFVLIASFLFVFILLLSDYSALSAGRNTQGVTYFISNFANVIVNQDHSSSPPHHDHTTPTSSSSNESMSWLTLNVTNSTTTANNNTVKSVVINNPPVQPMSSEIGKKNSDSDLCLGRYIYVYNLPKRFNHDLLKNCHSLQRWTDMCPYISNMGLGPRIKNSKKQLVGNGWFATNQFLLEVIFHNRMKQYKCLTNDSSLASAVFVPFYPGLDVGRYLWDYNISVRDASPLEFVKWLSHRPEWKKMWGRDHFLVGGRIAWDFRRQTDKDSAWGSKLMFLPEAKNMTLLSIESSCWNNEQAIPYPTYFHPSKDSEVFEWQRRMRKRKRRHLFSFAGAPRPDSKDSIRDMIINQCQSSTSCKLVGCHRGANKCDDPLNVMKVFEASVFCLQPSGDSYTRRSTFDSILAGCIPVFFHPGSAYVQYLWHFPNTPSKYSVFISEKDIRDQKVMINETLHRIPKRQVSAMREEVIRLIPRVIYADPRAPRLETVEDAFDIAVKGVLDRVERIRREMKEGKDPGIAFPELNTTKFDMPGPGRERKLRSFRQHK; this is encoded by the coding sequence ATGAAGAAGAGGCTGCAGGTTTTAATGGAGAAATCTTCGATTGCCGTAAAGTGCCATAGTCAACTCTGGTTTGTCCTAATAgcttcatttctttttgtcttcatATTGCTTTTATCAGACTATTCTGCTCTAAGTGCCGGACGAAATACACAAGGGGTCACCTATTTTATCAGCAACTTTGCAAATGTAATTGTCAACCAAGACCATTCTAGCTCTCCTCCTCATCATGATCATACAActccaacatcatcatcatccaatGAAAGCATGAGTTGGCTGACCCTTAATGTCACAAATTCAACTACTACAGCAAACAATAATACTGTCAAGTCTGTGGTGATCAACAATCCACCAGTACAACCTATGTCTAGTGAGATTGGGAAGAAAAACTCTGATTCTGATTTGTGCTTGGgtcgatatatttatgtttataatCTTCCTAAGAGGTTCAACCACGACTTGCTCAAAAATTGCCATTCACTTCAGAGATGGACTGATATGTGCCCCTACATATCAAACATGGGACTTGGTCCGAGAATTAAGAATTCTAAAAAGCAGCTAGTTGGAAATGGTTGGTTTGCTACAAACCAGTTTTTATTGGAAGTTATTTTTCACAACAGGATGAAGCAGTACAAGTGTTTAACCAATGATTCATCATTGGCCTCTGCTGTCTTTGTACCCTTTTATCCTGGCCTTGATGTGGGACGATACCTCTGGGACTATAACATATCAGTGAGAGATGCTTCTCCTCTAGAATTTGTGAAGTGGCTTTCACATAGGCCGGAATGGAAAAAAATGTGGGGAAGAGACCATTTCTTAGTTGGAGGAAGGATTGCTTGGGATTTCAGGAGGCAAACAGACAAGGACTCTGCTTGGGGTTCCAAGCTTATGTTCTTACCTGAAGCCAAGAACATGACATTGTTGTCGATCGAATCCAGCTGCTGGAACAATGAGCAGGCAATACCATACCCAACATACTTCCATCCCTCCAAGGACAGTGAGGTGTTTGAGTGGCAGAGAAGAAtgagaaagaggaaaaggCGGCACCTCTTCTCCTTTGCTGGTGCTCCAAGACCCGATTCGAAAGATAGTATCAGGGACATGATTATAAACCAATGCCAATCTTCAACCTCATGCAAACTTGTAGGCTGCCACCGTGGTGCAAACAAGTGTGATGACCCCCTAAATGTGATGAAGGTATTTGAAGCATCAGTTTTTTGCTTGCAGCCTTCGGGGGACTCGTACACGCGGCGATCAACTTTTGATTCCATCTTGGCAGGCTGCATTCCAGTTTTCTTCCATCCCGGTTCGGCTTATGTGCAGTACTTGTGGCATTTCCCCAACACCCCATCCAAATACTCTGTGTTCATATCAGAAAAAGATATCAGGGACCAAAAGGTGATGATCAATGAGACATTGCATAGAATTCCCAAGCGTCAAGTATCAGCAATGAGAGAGGAGGTCATAAGGTTGATCCCAAGGGTAATATATGCAGATCCAAGAGCACCAAGATTGGAGACAGTTGAAGATGCATTTGACATAGCAGTTAAGGGAGTGCTTGACAGAGTAGAGAGAATTAGGAGGGAGATGAAAGAGGGTAAGGATCCTGGTATTGCTTTTCCAGAACTAAACACTACAAAATTTGATATGCCTGGTcctgggagagagagaaaattgaggaGCTTTAGACAACACAAGTAA
- the LOC18792208 gene encoding ras-related protein RABA2a — protein sequence MARRPDEEYDYLFKVVLIGDSGVGKSNLLSRFTRNEFCLESKSTIGVEFATRTLQVEGRTVKAQIWDTAGQERYRAITSAYYRGALGALLVYDVTKPTTFENVSRWLKELRDHADSNIVIMMIGNKTDLKHLRAVATEDAQGYAEKEGLSFIETSALEAINVEKAFQTILAEIYRIISKKSLSSDEPTPASIKEGKTIAVTGGSEVNTKKTCCSSS from the exons atggcGAGAAGACCGGACGAGGAATACGATTATTTGTTCAAAGTGGTATTAATCGGCGATTCGGGCGTAGGGAAATCGAACCTCCTCTCCCGATTTACTCGTAACGAGTTCTGCTTGGAGTCCAAGTCCACCATTGGCGTTGAGTTTGCCACCCGTACTCTCCAG GTTGAGGGAAGAACTGTGAAAGCTCAGATATGGGACACAGCAGGACAGGAGCGATATAGAGCAATTACTAGTGCCTACTATAGAGGCGCCCTTGGAGCTCTACTTGTCTATGATGTAACAAAACCAACAACATTTGAGAATGTGAGCAGGTGGCTGAAGGAATTGAGAGACCATGCTGACTCAAACATTGTGATCATGATGATCGGGAACAAGACTGATCTGAAGCATCTACGTGCGGTTGCCACAGAAGATGCCCAGGGTTATGCCGAAAAAGAAGGCCTTTCATTCATTGAAACATCTGCTCTTGAAGCAATCAACGTTGAGAAGGCTTTCCAGACAATTCTCGCAGAGATATACCGGATTATTAGCAAGAAGTCTCTTTCGTCAGATGAGCCAACACCTGCAAGCATTAAAGAAGGGAAGACTATTGCAGTCACGGGAGGATCAGAGGTCAATACAAAGAAGACTTGCTGTTCTTCATCCTAA
- the LOC18793702 gene encoding ras-related protein RABD1, which yields MSNEYDYLFKLLLIGDSSVGKSCLLLRFSDDSYVDSYISTIGVDFKIRTVELDGKTVKLQIWDTAGQERFRTITSSYYRGAHGIIIVYDVTEMESFNNVKQWLNEIDRYASDSVCKLLVGNKCDLVENKVVDTQTAKAFADELGIPFLETSAKDSINVEQAFLTMANEIKKKMGSQPTANKSSGTVEMKGQPIQQNGNCCG from the exons ATGAGCAACGAATA cgATTATCTGTTCAAGCTTTTGCTAATTGGGGACTCGTCCGTTGGAAAATCTTGCTTGCTTCTCAGATTTTCT GATGACTCCTATGTAGACAGCTACATAAGCACCATTGGAGTTGATTTt aaaatCAGAACAGTGGAGCTGGATGGGAAGACAGTCAAGCTGCAGATT TGGGATACTGCTGGACAGGAGCGATTCAGGACTATAACAAGCAGTTACTACCGAGGAGCACACGGGATAATT ATTGTCTATGATGTTACTGAGATGGAGAGCTTCAACAATGTCAAGCAGTGGCTGAATGAGATTGACAGATATGCAAGTGACAGTGTGTGCAAACTTCTAGTCGGAAATAAGTGTGATTTAGTTGAGAACAAGGTTGTTGACACACAAACGGCCAAG GCTTTTGCTGATGAACTTGGGATCCCTTTCCTCGAGACAAGTGCTAAAGACTCCATCAATGTTGAGCAGGCTTTCTTAACAATGGCTAACGagataaagaaaaa AATGGGCAGCCAACCAACAGCTAACAAGTCGAGCGGAACTGTTGAAATGAAGGGACAGCCGATTCAGCAGAATGGCAATTGTTGTGGTTAG
- the LOC18792801 gene encoding leucine--tRNA ligase, cytoplasmic has translation MAAEGGKSFARRDHLLQIETKVRQWWEEKDVFRAESCEKPPEPGEKFFGNFPFPYMNGFLHLGHAFSLSKLEFAAAYHRLRGANVLLPFGFHCTGMPIKASADKLAREIQKFGNPPVFTSELEQENQEVEAEAEDANNGAPPDKFKGKKSKAASKSSGQAYQWEIMRSFGLSDSEICKFQNPYNWLTFFPPLAVEDLKAFGLGCDWRRSFITTDVNPFFDAFVRWQVRKLKSMGKIVKDVRYTIYSPLDGQPCADHDRASGEGVQPQEYTIIKMEVVAPFPSKLKVLEGRKVFLAAATLRPETMYGQTNAWVLPDGKYGAFEINETDVFILTQRAALNLAYQKYSRVPDKPTCLVELTGYDLIGLPLKSPHAINQIIYTLPMLTVLTDKGTGIVTSVPADSPDDYMALHDLKAKPALREKYGVKDEWVMPFEIIPIINIPEFGNKAAEKVCADLKIKSQNEKDKLAEAKRLTYLKGFTEGTLIVGEFNGRKVQDVKPLIRSKLIEANEAIVYSEPEKRVVSRSGDECVVALTDQWYITYGEPEWKKLAEECLSSMNLYSDETRHGFEHTLGWLNQWACSRSFGLGTRIPWDEEFLVESLSDSTIYMAYYTIAHFLHNGDMYGSSKSAIKPGQMTDEVWEYIFCDGPYPESSDISSLILNKMKQEFEYWYPFDIRVSGKDLIQNHLTFCIYNHTAIMPKKHWPRGFRCNGHIMLNSEKMSKSTGNFRTIRQAIEEFSADATRFSLADAGDGVDDANFVFETANAAILRLTKEIAWMEEVLATDSSLRIGPPTTYADRVFLNEINIAVNRTEQNYRDYMFRGALKTGFYDLQAARDEYRFSCGSGGMNRELVLRFMDVQTRLITPICPHYAEYVWRELLKKEGFVVNAGWPVADAPDLTLQSSNKYLQDSIVLMRKLYEKQRSGSKKANKKGAPVTAVTENKQLPIGLIYVNEQFDEWKAECLRILQSNFDRESCTFAPDRVIMEALQRSSIGQTKDFRQTQKLCMPFMKMKKDQAVAIGAQALDLKLPFGEIDILRENLDLIKRQIGLEEVEVLSASDPDALNKAGSLVKLVEQNPPSPGSPTAIFLSRS, from the exons ATGGCAGCTGAAGGTGGTAAGAGCTTTGCCAGGAGAGACCATCTCCTACAGATTGAGACAAAGGTTCGACAGTGGTGGGAAGAGAAAGATGTTTTCAGGGCTGAATCTTGTGAAAAGCCTCCTGAACCAGGGGAGAAGTTCTTTGGAAACTTCCCGTTTCCTTACATGAATGGTTTTTTGCATCTTGGACATGCATTCTCACTCTCCAAGCTAGAGTTTGCTGCAGCTTACCATAGGCTAAGAGGCGCCAATGTgcttttgccttttggtttccaCTGCACTGGCATGCCCATCAAAGCATCAGCTGATAAACTTGCAAGAGAGATTCAAAAGTTTGGTAACCCGCCAGTTTTTACCAGTGAATTGGAACAAGAGAACCAGGAAGTGGAAGCTGAAGCAGAGGATGCAAATAATGGTGCACCTCCAGATAAGTTCAAGGGAAAGAAGTCGAAGGCTGCATCAAAATCAAGTGGCCAAGCTTACCAATGGGAAATCATGCGTAGTTTTGGCCTCTCTGATAGTGAGATATGCAAATTCCAAAATCCTTACAACTGGTTGACATTCTTTCCTCCATTGGCAGTGGAAGACCTCAAGGCTTTTGGATTGGGATGTGACTGGAGGCGCTCGTTTATTACTACAGACGTGAACCCGTTTTTTGATGCCTTTGTGAGGTGGCAGGTGAGGAAATTAAAATCCATGGGTAAGATTGTGAAAGATGTCCGTTACACAATATACTCTCCATTGGATGGGCAGCCATGTGCAGATCATGATAGGGCATCTGGCGAAGGAGTTCAGCCCCAAGAATACACCATCATCAAAATGGAGGTGGTAGCACCTTTCCCGTCTAAATTGAAAGTGTTGGAGGGAAGGAAAGTGTTCCTTGCTGCAGCAACACTGAGACCTGAGACCATGTACGGACAAACAAATGCATGGGTATTGCCTGATGGGAAGTATGGAGCCTTTGAAATCAACGAAACAGATGTATTTATTCTTACACAGAGAGCAGCACTTAATCTTGCCTATCAGAAGTACTCTAGGGTCCCAGATAAACCTACTTGCTTGGTTGAGCTCACCGGTTATGATTTGATTGGCCTTCCATTGAAGTCTCCACATGCAATCAATCAGATTATTTATACTCTTCCTATGTTGACTGTCCTGACAGACAAAGGCACTGGGATAGTGACTAGTGTGCCTGCTGATTCTCCTGATGATTATATGGCCTTGCATGATTTAAAAGCAAAACCTGCTTTGAGGGAAAAATATGGTGTGAAGGATGAGTGGGTTATGCCCTTCGAGATTATCCCAATCATCAACATTCCTGAATTCGGAAATAAGGCTGCAGAGAAGGTCTGTGCAGATCTGAAAATCAAAAGCCAGAATGAGAAAGATAAGCTAGCAGAAGCCAAGAGGTTGACATACCTGAAAGGATTCACAGAAGGGACACTTATTGTTGGAGAATTCAATGGAAGGAAAGTCCAGGATGTGAAACCATTGATAAGGAGCAAGCTCATAGAGGCGAATGAGGCAATTGTGTATAGTGAACCTGAGAAGCGGGTGGTGTCACGATCGGGTGATGAATGTGTTGTGGCTCTTACGGATCAATGGTACATCACATATGGGGAACCCGAATGGAAAAAACTGGCTGAGGAGTGCTTGTCCAGCATGAATTTGTATTCTGACGAAACACGACATGGATTTGAACACACATTGGGTTGGTTGAATCAGTGGGCTTGTTCACGATCTTTTGGGCTTGGGACTCGGATTCCCTGGGATGAAGAATTCTTAGTTGAGTCATTGTCCGATTCAACCATTTACATGGCTTACTACACCATTGCGCACTTTTTACACAATGGAGACATGTATGGTTCCAGCAAATCTGCAATTAAACCTGGACAAATGACTGATGAGGTCTGGGAATATATTTTCTGTGATGGCCCATATCCTGAATCATCTGATATCTCGTCATTGATTCTTAATAAGATGAAGCAGGAGTTTGAATATTGGTATCCATTTGATATTCGAGTGTCTGGCAAGGATCTAATCCAAAATCATTTGACCTTCTGCATTTATAACCACACGGCAATTATGCCCAAAAAGCACTGGCCTCGTGGGTTTAGATGCAATGGGCACATCATGCTAAATTCTGAGAAGATGTCCAAGTCTACTGGGAATTTTAGGACCATTCGCCAGGCAATTGAGGAGTTTTCTGCTGATGCCACACGATTCTCATTGGCTGATGCTGGAGATGGTGTTGATGatgcaaattttgtatttgagaCTGCAAATGCTGCTATCCTAAGGCTCACCAAAGAGATCGCATGGATGGAAGAAGTTTTAGCCACGGACTCTTCTTTGAGAATAGGTCCTCCTACTACTTATGCTGACAGGGTCTTTTTGAATGAGATAAATATCGCTGTGAACAGAACTGAGCAGAATTATCGGGATTACATGTTCCGCGGAGCCCTCAAGACTGGGTTTTATGATCTTCAAGCTGCCAGGGATGAGTACAGGTTTTCATGTGGTTCGGGGGGTATGAACCGTGAATTGGTGCTGCGTTTTATGGATGTGCAGACGCGTCTCATAACTCCAATCTGTCCACACTATGCAGAATACGTCTGGAGGGAACTTTTGAAGAAGGAAGGGTTTGTGGTAAATGCAGGATGGCCTGTGGCTGATGCTCCAGATCTGACCCTCCAGAGTTCCAATAAGTATTTGCAAGATTCCATTGTTTTAATGAGGAAGCTGTATGAAAAGCAAAGGTCAGGTTCAAAGAAAGCCAATAAGAAGGGTGCTCCAGTTACAGCGGTGACAGAAAACAAGCAGCTACCAATTGGCTTGATATATGTAAATGAGCAATTTGATGAATGGAAGGCTGAGTGTTTGAGGATACTACAAAGTAATTTTGACAGAGAGTCTTGCACTTTTGCTCCAGACAGGGTGATAATGGAGGCATTGCAGAGAAGTTCAATTGGTCAGACTAAAGATTTTAGACAAACCCAAAAGCTTTGTATGCCTTtcatgaagatgaagaaggatCAGGCAGTTGCAATAGGGGCTCAGGCCTTAGACTTGAAGCTACCATTTGGAGAGATTGACATCCTTCGAGAGAACCTGGATTTAATTAAGAGACAAATCGGTCTTGAAGAGGTTGAAGTTTTGTCTGCTTCTGATCCTGATGCTCTTAATAAAGCTGGTTCACTTGTTAAATTGGTGGAGCAGAATCCTCCCTCCCCTGGAAGCCCGACTGCCATCTTCTTGTCCAG GTCGTAG
- the LOC18791579 gene encoding glucuronoxylan 4-O-methyltransferase 1: MRTKAHIPTFNYKLLLLGVFLAFVVLFVFRSSFDSSSSSSSSSSSNEKSTILPRVPLDEKEAEDDERSTKCDTPLTCNKIPPSLAKALIHYTTSTITPQQTLKEISVTSKVLDKKSPCNFLVFGLGHDSLMWSSLNHGGRTIFVEEDESWIEQIQRRFPMLESYHVTYDSKVNQADNLMDVGKGPECTAVGDPRYSMCQLALKGLPSEVYDIKWDLIMVDAPTGYHDEAPGRMSAIYTAGMMARNKEEGETDVFVHDVNRVVEDNFSKAFLCEGYMKKQQGRLRHFNIPSHRDGSHRPFCPE; this comes from the coding sequence ATGAGAACCAAAGCCCATATTCCAACTTTCAACTATAAGCTTCTCCTCCTCGGAGTATTCCTTGCTTTTGTTGTCCTCTTTGTGTTCAGGTCAAGCTTtgattcatcatcatcatcatcttcttcttcttcttccaatgaAAAATCCACCATTTTGCCAAGAGTACCCTTGGATGAGAAAGAAGCCGAGGATGATGAAAGATCAACAAAATGTGACACCCCATTGACTTGCAACAAAATCCCACCTTCCCTAGCCAAAGCTCTAATCCACTACACAACCTCAACCATCACCCCACAGCAAACCCTCAAAGAAATCTCAGTCACATCAAAGGTCCTAGACAAGAAATCACCCTGCAACTTCCTTGTCTTCGGCCTAGGCCACGACAGCCTCATGTGGAGCTCCCTCAACCACGGGGGGCGCACCATTTTCGTCGAAGAGGACGAGTCGTGGATCGAGCAAATCCAACGCCGTTTCCCCATGTTGGAGTCATACCATGTCACATATGACAGCAAGGTGAACCAGGCTGACAATCTCATGGATGTTGGGAAGGGCCCCGAGTGCACAGCAGTTGGTGATCCTAGGTATAGCATGTGCCAGCTGGCACTCAAGGGCTTGCCTAGTGAGGTTTACGATATCAAATGGGATTTGATTATGGTGGATGCGCCCACAGGGTATCACGATGAAGCACCGGGACGAATGAGCGCCATATACACAGCTGGGATGATGGCTAGGAACAAAGAGGAGGGAGAGACTGATGTGTTTGTGCATGATGTGAATAGGGTTGTTGAAGATAACTTCTCCAAGGCTTTCCTTTGTGAAGGTTACATGAAAAAGCAACAAGGGAGGTTGAGGCACTTCAATATTCCTAGTCACAGGGATGGTTCCCACAGGCCCTTCTGCCCTGAGTAG